A stretch of the Aggregicoccus sp. 17bor-14 genome encodes the following:
- a CDS encoding parallel beta-helix domain-containing protein, giving the protein MLGRRVVLAALASGMLVACSSDDKGACEGVTGECVAFEAGATEHDIQTALVSAKPGTTFRFAAGTFTFQNALVLDGVANVTLEGAGAETTVLDFKGQLAGSEALSATRTDGLAVRNLHVRDAKGDGIKVLGTNGVSFQHVRVTWTGANPTAHGAYGLYPVQSKQVLIEDCYVAGASDAGIYVGQSEDIVVRRNEATQNVAGIEIENSHRADVYENNAHANTGGILVFGLPGLQVPDVSHVRVFRNQLVENNTANFAPKGNTVGTVPAGTGMLVMAAHDVEVFENTFTGNKTVGVSVVSYLLLDQTPDDAAFNPDSYRVYLHNNTFSQTGTAPDMNNPLGAALGALAQYLPGGRVPDHVYDGIPGANASARLANNPMELCIGTATSFVNVNAADPDAQGNWTHFSTDVAPYACTLAPLTAVTLQQVP; this is encoded by the coding sequence ATGCTGGGAAGACGTGTGGTGCTCGCGGCGCTCGCGAGTGGAATGCTGGTCGCCTGCTCGTCCGACGACAAGGGCGCGTGCGAGGGCGTGACGGGCGAGTGCGTGGCGTTCGAGGCAGGCGCCACCGAGCACGACATCCAGACGGCGCTGGTCTCCGCGAAGCCGGGCACCACCTTCCGCTTCGCGGCGGGCACCTTCACCTTCCAGAACGCGCTGGTGCTGGACGGCGTGGCGAACGTGACGCTCGAGGGCGCGGGCGCCGAGACCACGGTGCTCGACTTCAAGGGCCAGCTCGCCGGCAGCGAGGCGCTGTCCGCCACCCGCACGGACGGGCTCGCGGTGCGCAACCTGCACGTGCGCGACGCGAAGGGTGACGGCATCAAGGTGCTGGGCACCAACGGCGTGAGCTTCCAGCACGTGCGCGTGACCTGGACGGGCGCGAACCCCACCGCGCACGGCGCCTACGGCCTGTACCCGGTGCAGAGCAAGCAGGTCCTCATCGAGGACTGCTACGTCGCGGGCGCCTCGGACGCGGGCATCTACGTGGGCCAGTCCGAGGACATCGTCGTGCGCCGCAACGAGGCCACCCAGAACGTGGCGGGCATCGAGATCGAGAACAGCCACCGCGCGGACGTGTACGAGAACAACGCGCACGCCAACACCGGCGGCATCCTCGTCTTCGGCCTGCCCGGCCTCCAGGTGCCGGACGTGTCGCACGTGCGCGTGTTCCGCAACCAGCTGGTGGAGAACAACACCGCCAACTTCGCGCCCAAGGGCAACACCGTGGGCACCGTGCCCGCGGGCACCGGCATGCTGGTGATGGCCGCCCACGACGTCGAGGTGTTCGAGAACACCTTCACCGGGAACAAGACGGTGGGCGTGTCGGTGGTCAGCTACCTGCTGCTGGACCAGACCCCGGACGACGCGGCCTTCAACCCGGACTCCTACCGCGTGTACCTGCACAACAACACCTTCAGCCAGACCGGCACGGCGCCGGACATGAACAACCCGCTGGGCGCGGCGCTCGGCGCGCTCGCCCAGTACCTGCCTGGCGGCCGCGTGCCGGACCACGTGTACGACGGCATCCCCGGCGCCAACGCGAGCGCGCGCCTGGCGAACAACCCGATGGAGCTGTGCATCGGCACCGCCACCAGCTTCGTGAACGTGAACGCGGCCGACCCGGACGCGCAGGGCAACTGGACGCACTTCAGCACCGACGTGGCGCCGTACGCCTGCACCCTCGCGCCGCTCACGGCCGTCACCCTCCAGCAGGTCCCCTGA